One Oryzias melastigma strain HK-1 unplaced genomic scaffold, ASM292280v2 sc01673, whole genome shotgun sequence genomic window, gtattttttcgcGTGATGGGGGactaatcttttaaaaaaattaagattaatacTGTGtgtttagtatttctttattcattgtAAATCGGTAGCAGACGAAGAAATGGCGTTGGAAAAAGCTACAGTTGttcattctgatgtatccactagtagacgactagatccacgAGTCGGACCAGTGacgttaggttggggttgtgaggggctgtactAGCGGACAAGCTTGTAAACTaaaggatcatgggaaatgagagcagtcatacttctgtgccaacagtttCACCTACAACTCGGacaaatttctattgaactaccGCCGCTCTGCAGATACTATGTCCTTGTAAATGACACAAGATTtctaattttgactaaatgggcataatcttatttaaaagaccacaaggaacacttaaaatagatcaaaagatgatcggagcaAGACTTTAAAAGCTTAAAGGTTGAAATGGAAACAAACCTTTTTTNNNNNNNNNNNNNNNNNNNNtttttttttgttattttgttctAACAACCGTCTATATTTAACCAGCTGTTACAGCAATTAAACCCAACAGTTCCAATAAATGTAGAAACATTTTGGGCTCgtcacacatttttaaccacaCACCAAATCAGCATCAACATCCACCACTTTTGGGGGTTTTCCTGTGACGTCATCCACCTTCCAACAAAAATCTCAACTGATACAAAACTAGACCTACCGTTGAGGATGAACGGAGCGGCCGGCTTCACCCTCATCTGCGTGTTGACCAGGTGAGGCCGGCTGATCCTCCTAGAGTTTGGCTCTCGGGCCATCACTTTGGCTATATGGGTCCTTTCACTGGCTGCTGATGCAAAATAGCTAGCCTGGAACGGAGGTAAGAATAATTAATTCACAGGGTTACAGTGGATTGATAGGAACAACGTGGCCGACCCATTGACTGGTTGAAGCTGGATgttccagttctcatttacagtcattg contains:
- the LOC112139293 gene encoding tudor domain-containing protein 7B-like isoform X2, with translation MADVELVKKMLQGILHSNKGGVSLTRLQTEYKEATGEQIPHKQMGHNHLDTLLVSMPSVVRVERSRSGEASYFASAASERTHIAKVMAREPNSRRISRPHLVNTQMRVKPAAPFILNGRSSFVSVEIFVGRWMTSQENPQKWWMLMLIWCVVKNV
- the LOC112139293 gene encoding tudor domain-containing protein 7B-like isoform X1 encodes the protein MMADVELVKKMLQGILHSNKGGVSLTRLQTEYKEATGEQIPHKQMGHNHLDTLLVSMPSVVRVERSRSGEASYFASAASERTHIAKVMAREPNSRRISRPHLVNTQMRVKPAAPFILNGRSSFVSVEIFVGRWMTSQENPQKWWMLMLIWCVVKNV